One genomic segment of Pseudomonas chlororaphis subsp. aurantiaca includes these proteins:
- the bluB gene encoding 5,6-dimethylbenzimidazole synthase, with protein MTDNAFSAAERDAVYRAIAERRDMRHFVGGTVEPQVLRRLLEAAHQAPSVGLMQPWRFIRISDRPLRGQIQQLVEEERVRTAEALGERSDEFMKLKVEGINDCAEVLVAALMDDRERHIFGRRTLPEMDLASLSCAIQNLWLAARAEGLGMGWVSLFEPAALAELLGLPAGAKPLAVLCLGPVGEFYPAPMLVLEGWARERPLSELLYENYWGVSQ; from the coding sequence ATGACCGACAACGCTTTTTCCGCGGCGGAACGTGACGCGGTCTATCGCGCGATCGCCGAGCGTCGTGACATGCGCCACTTCGTCGGTGGCACGGTCGAACCACAGGTCCTGCGCCGCCTGCTGGAGGCGGCGCACCAGGCGCCCAGCGTCGGCCTGATGCAGCCCTGGCGTTTCATCCGTATCAGCGACCGGCCGTTGCGCGGGCAGATCCAGCAACTGGTGGAGGAGGAGCGGGTACGCACCGCCGAGGCCTTGGGCGAACGCTCCGACGAGTTTATGAAGCTCAAGGTCGAAGGCATCAACGACTGCGCCGAGGTCCTGGTAGCGGCGCTGATGGACGACCGTGAGCGGCATATTTTCGGTCGGCGTACCTTGCCGGAAATGGACCTGGCCTCGCTCTCCTGCGCGATTCAGAACCTGTGGCTGGCGGCCCGGGCCGAAGGGCTGGGCATGGGCTGGGTGTCGCTGTTCGAGCCCGCTGCCCTGGCCGAGCTGCTCGGCCTGCCAGCCGGGGCCAAGCCGCTGGCGGTGCTATGCCTGGGCCCGGTGGGCGAGTTTTACCCGGCACCGATGCTGGTGCTCGAAGGCTGGGCGCGGGAGCGCCCGCTGAGTGAATTGCTGTATGAAAACTACTGGGGAGTGAGTCAATGA